A single Watersipora subatra chromosome 7, tzWatSuba1.1, whole genome shotgun sequence DNA region contains:
- the LOC137400357 gene encoding uncharacterized protein: MILKYSLLCLSYLLLYVQSQQVVVNSGTQLTPEEIAEIERSYEDFVKKNRVRNTDSSRSSGRKTQAQGNSQPSREDVQNDRSLSRISLITLGTVNFNNIIPGVERGDVFPSPNDREYRTTTVSVSTIRSSRRTKRKAINTLYNVVEKWDNAKLHYRVESSSFSDANALRTKIRSSLAPIEQNSCVTFEEVLETQIWPSGQSLVEVVDSGSCASVIGRVPNTAQRMSLAPGCHVTGTIQHEFLHALGFGHEHERPDRDGFVAINSKYIQEEYIHNFFKEPYPTYSTDIAYDLSSIMHYSQNQFSIDLSANTIELRDPYLAISALDIGQRIGISWLDEVAVNKYYDCKKDCQISCANGGYVRKLTSGVCTCVCPPGLAGSTCEEVVRPCGRYVDLTSVRQQVVTSQGFNGQTDNVQNDVCYFFIKGPGYLELTFSHFDVKCDNNLEIRSFHISQPALGLCGSTEPAPVRTIFSPNPGMMMLVYDTTQSVSGERGWSLTATSHTDACLQDPCHGAPCTPTPGSDVLYTCSFPDHAMHCDFEEGLLGACDRVIFNKYYQQPGDFQMAWQVASNNNPHMFTSTDITSLPQRGIASITPHDFTGLMFILQLVFETLYTDEGAGIDTVDIDNLHLIPQPCPPVGDACASFSCGDRDCVSMNGAAVCSYPDTDIHCGFEAAENGCKADIEYFGNLNRNDNADWTSYSGATLTPGTGPDEAAVGNGYIYTESNFPPSPGVPAVRTAYLRLSPRRSGNRCLSFQYHMFGPAVVRLEVRVAIYDSFVPGVVRLWERNGQQGNEWKSAQVDVNINDRLPNVKLQVEIIAKGGSKFSDIALDDIHLTKGACNRDPVNGVWGNWEAFSDCSVTCGEGTMTRSRTCTPPRNGGADCTGDATEVTACQISECSVDGRLTDWTTWGSCSATCEGMQTRTRECIPPQGAGQPCPAGELAQEQQCGVGICSIDGIWEDWSSWSTCSKTCGRGERVRSRTCIPPQHNGLPCSGGSREVTSCNTNLCPTDGVLGEWGEWNDCSQTCGTGQRIRSRPCITEAQNGGTTCAEQGLTSSEECNTNACPVDAVLSNWSDWSLCTGLCGATTQTRERTCEQEAQHGGKPCEEFTLVESQACETVDCTVDGRLSDWTDWSDCSVTCGDGQQERTRTCVPPQNGGEPCPSEPLSESQPCTVTGSCVEDIFSSWTDWSDCSVTCGRGERTRSRTCTPVTSSAECDGTVLLQTISCTGGSACPVDGVWEDWSSWSCSVTCGSGTKSRQRECIGPINGGMDCSGLSQETADCQAETENCPIDAIEGNWQSWSGCSASCGAGSRTRIRSCTPPQFGGRSCGELEESAPCFMTCEIDGIPLQWSHWSSCSVTCGRGVHSRSRTCTAPQFGGSPCNVPLTEVKSCFGVLASCERTYNEWENWGDCSQSCGLGGKSVRKRTCTGRALCDGVDITEERSCNEDVTCPVDGFYNPWEDWSSCSVTCGTGSSRRTRVCTPPIAGGNPCVGPTFQEKDCVVDCPVDGTWGEWGDWSQCSVSCYTGTSTRSRICIQPTNGGANCAGFSSEVTSCVNPPCETNDGFSPWSEWSSCSTSTCSSSNPRATQFRTRRCVITSCSFEPTFEIRQCVPDCNGGGGTIAQTTTSATTTSQGRIDGGWGEWTEWTDCPATCQGLKTRNRICNSPAPSFGGAQCAGSSSASLDCSNDPQCNALVSRPLVCEGFEHSRNIDTYGQAKVFREAFSIQSGPSLGYLANSQRFGQTGPSWAVEGRNYLLLSTNRRSRKDFVFDTEFNFTDGGCMRFKYNTHGSAWRDASLQMGLYNAANGRHSQAMWEETTSNQQHWQTARFSIPPQQFLFSMAKAVLTIQGGGQFSDFGFDDFQIGSKTCEHHSNNICSAQDLPTRRSCGFEDGDDCSWVDRDVQGTNNLWKVWRGAQPNTNSGPTSAASGSNYIFAAGAPKTLILKSLTVGRGCLEFSLFMVRSRRSGQLLVKTALNNRVAFSQFRNKQAIWRTHRVTIDIPPSAGGPQFNKTFKVQSLRLIDRKCSVLTPPKNPY; the protein is encoded by the exons TAGCAGAAGGACAAAAAGAAAAGCTATAAATACTCTATACAATGTTGTGGAAAAGTGGGACAACGCCAAGCTTCATTATAGAGTGGAGTCATCTTCTTTTT CTGACGCGAATGCTTTACGAACTAAAATAAGAAGTTCATTGGCTCCTATAGAACAGAATTCTTGCGTTAC GTTTGAAGAAGTTCTAGAGACCCAGATTTGGCCATCTGGACAAAGTCTGGTAGAGGTAGTAGACTCTGGATCTTGTGCTTCAGTCATTGGTAGAGTTCCGAATACTGCGCAAAGGATGTCTCTAGCTCCAGGCTGCCATGTT ACTGGAACCATACAGCATGAGTTCTTACATGCTCTTGGGTTTGGGCACGAGCATGAGAGGCCCGACAGAGATGGTTTTGTTGCTATCAACTCCAAGTATATACAAGAGGAATATATACACAACTTTTTCAAGGAGCCATACCCTACTTACTCCACTGACATCGCTTACGATCTCTCCTCTATTATGCACTACTCACAGAAC CAATTCAGCATTGATCTCTCAGCAAACACAATAGAGTTAAGAGACCCGTATCTGGCCATAAGCGCTCTAGACATTGGGCAGAGGATCGGCATATCATGGTTAGATGAAGTGGCAGTCAACAAATATTACGACTGTAAAAAGGATTGTCAGATATCGTGTGCCAATGGTGGCTATGTAAGGAAGCTTACTAGTGGCGTCTGTACCTGCGTATGTCCTCCTGGTCTAG CCGGCAGCACCTGTGAGGAAGTCGTTCGGCCATGTGGTCGTTATGTTGATTTGACTTCAGTGAGGCAGCAGGTCGTGACCTCACAAG GCTTCAATGGGCAGACAGACAATGTTCAAAATGATGTCTGCTACTTCTTTATCAAAGGACCCGGTTACCTCGAACTGACTTTCTCTCACTTTGATGTAAAATGTGACAACAATCTGGAGATTCGCTCATTTCATATCAGTCAGCCTGCTCTAGG GTTATGCGGCAGCACGGAACCAGCCCCCGTTCGCACCATCTTCTCTCCAAACCCTGGCATGATGATGCTCGTCTATGATACGACCCAGTCTGTTTCAGGAGAAAGAGGTTGGTCTCTTACCGCAACATCTCATACAGACGCTTGTCTTCAGGATCCTTGCCACGGGGCACCCTGCACACCCACCCCTGGCTCAGATGTTCTATACACCTGTAGTTTCCCTG ATCACGCTATGCACTGTGACTTTGAGGAAGGTCTTCTGGGAGCTTGTGATAGAGTTATATTCAACAAGTATTATCAGCAGCCAGGAGACTTTCAGATGGCTTGGCAAGTTGCCTCAAATAACAACCCACACATGTTCACCAGCACAGATATCACTTCTCTGCCTCAGAGAGGCATCGCTAGTATTACTCCACACGATTTTACGGGTTT GATGTTTATTTTACAGTTAGTTTTTGAAACACTCTATACAGATGAAGGTGCTGGAATAGATACAGTGGATATCGATAACCTTCACCTTATTCCTCAGCCCTGTCCCCCAGTAGGAG ATGCGTGTGCTTCCTTCTCTTGTGGAGACAGAGACTGCGTGTCTATGAATGGCGCGGCTGTCTGTTCTTACCCTGACACAGATATTCACTGTGGATTTGAGGCAGCAGAGAATGGATGCAAGGCTGATATAGAGTATTTCGGTAACTTGAACAGGAATGATAATGCTGACTGGACATCGTATAGCGGAGCCACTTTGACACCTGGCACAG GACCTGATGAAGCTGCTGTAGGAAATGGTTACATATACACTGAGTCAAACTTCCCTCCCAGCCCTGGAGTGCCTGCCGTTAGAACTGCATATCTTAGACTATCTCCTAGGCGATCTGGAAACAGATGTCTCTCTTTTCAGTATCACATGTTTGGCCCTGC gGTGGTTAGACTGGAAGTTCGTGTGGCAATCTATGACAGCTTTGTGCCAGGTGTTGTGAGACTCTGGGAGCGGAACGGCCAACAAGGCAATGAATGGAAGTCTGCTCAAGTAGATGTGAACATTAATGATAGATTGCCCAATGTAAAATTACAA GTGGAGATAATTGCCAAGGGTGGCAGTAAGTTTTCGGATATCGCACTTGACGACATTCATCTGACAAAAGGAGCCTGCAATAGAGACCCAG TGAATGGAGTCTGGGGAAATTGGGAAGCTTTCAGTGACTGCTCTGTTACCTGTGGAGAAGGAACAATGACCAGAAGTCGCACTTGCACACCACCAAGAAATGGAGGTGCTGACTGCACTGGGGATGCTACAGAGGTCACAGCTTGTCAAATTAGTGAGTGCAGTGTTGATGGGCGGCTAACTGATTGGACAACTTGGGGTAGCTGCTCAGCTACATGTGAAGGCATGCAAACAAGAACTCGTGAGTGTATTCCGCCACAAGGTGCTGGACAGCCTTGCCCTGCTGGAGAGCTAGCGCAGGAACAGCAGTGCGGTGTTGGGATTTGTTCTATTGATGGCATCTGGGAAGACTGGAGTTCGTGGAGTACATGCTCCAAGACTTGTGGAAGGGGAGAGCGAGTAAGAAGCAGAACTTGCATTCCACCACAGCATAACGGTTTACCTTGCTCAGGAGGAAGTCGTGAGGTTACAAGTTGTAACACAAATCTTTGTCCAACTGATGGTGTTCTTGGTGAATGGGGAGAGTGGAACGACTGCTCCCAAACCTGCGGCACTGGACAAAGAATAAGGTCtcgcccttgtattactgaggCACAAAATGGGGGTACCACATGTGCAGAACAAGGACTGACATCCTCTGAAGAATGCAATACTAACGCTTGTCCAGTAGATGCAGTTCTCAGTAACTGGAGTGACTGGAGTTTGTGTACTGGTCTGTGTGGGGCAACAACTCAAACCCGTGAGAGAACTTGTGAACAGGAAGCTCAACATGGAGGAAAACCGTGTGAAGAATTTACTCTTGTTGAAAGCCAAGCTTGTGAGACAGTAGATTGCACAGTTGATGGCCGGCTGTCTGATTGGACCGATTGGTCAGATTGCTCTGTCACTTGCGGAGATGGCCAGCAGGAACGAACGAGAACTTGTGTGCCACCACAAAACGGTGGTGAGCCATGTCCTTCAGAGCCTCTATCAGAAAGTCAACCTTGCACTGTAACAGGATCCTGCGTTGAAGATATATTTTCTTCATGGACTGATTGGAGTGACTGCTCTGTGACTTGCGGTAGGGGAGAACGAACCCGATCTAGGACCTGCACTCCTGTCACTTCCTCAGCAGAGTGTGATGggactgttttgttacaaaCCATCTCGTGCACAGGTGGTAGCGCTTGTCCAGTTGATGGAGTCTGGGAAGACTGGAGCAGTTGGTCTTGTTCAGTCACATGTGGATCAGGCACCAAGTCAAGACAAAGAGAATGTATAGGGCCAATTAATGGAGGAATGGACTGCTCTGGACTTTCTCAAGAAACTGCAGACTGTCAGGCGGAGACCGAAAACTGCCCAATTGATGCCATAGAGGGAAATTGGCAAAGTTGGAGTGGATGCTCTGCATCATGCGGAGCAGGTTCCCGCACAAGAATACGATCCTGTACACCTCCACAGTTTGGAGGAAGATCGTGTGGTGAGCTAGAAGAATCAGCTCCATGTTTCATGACATGTGAAATTGATGGAATTCCATTACAATGGTCCCATTGGAGTTCCTGCTCAGTTACGTGCGGCAGAGGAGTACACTCAAGGTCCCGCACATGCACAGCACCACAGTTTGGTGGCTCACCATGTAACGTTCCATTAACAGAAGTAAAAAGCTGCTTTGGAGTTCTTGCGTCTTGCGAGCGAACATATAATGAATGGGAAAACTGGGGAGACTGCAGTCAAAGTTGTGGATTGGGTGGGAAAAGTGTACGAAAAAGAACTTGTACCGGTAGAGCTTTGTGTGATGGAGTAGATATAACCGAGGAAAGAAGTTGCAATGAAGACGTAACTTGTCCGGTGGATGGATTTTACAATCCTTGGGAAGATTGGAGCAGTTGTTCAGTTACTTGTGGAACTGGGTCTTCTCGACGTACAAGAGTCTGTACTCCCCCGATAGCTGGAGGCAATCCCTGTGTTGGCCCAACATTCCAAGAAAAAGATTGTGTTGTGGACTGTCCTG TTGATGGAACTTGGGGAGAGTGGGGTGACTGGAGTCAGTGCTCTGTGTCATGCTACACAGGAACTTCTACACGTTCGAGAATTTGCATTCAGCCAACTAATGGAGGTGCTAATTGCGCCGGATTTTCTTCAGAGGTTACTTCCTGTGTCAACCCTCCCTGTGAAACTAATG ATGGATTTTCTCCATGGAGTGAATGGAGCTCTTGCAGCACCAGCACCTGCTCCTCGTCAAACCCACGGGCAACTCAGTTCAGAACAAGACGATGTGTAATCACAAGCTGTAGCTTTGAGCCGACATTTGAAATTCGTCAGTGCGTACCAGACTGTAATGGAGGAGGCGGTACGATTGCCCAGACAACCACAAGTGCGACTACTACATCACAAG GTCGTATAGACGGAGGCTGGGGTGAGTGGACGGAGTGGACAGACTGCCCAGCAACTTGTCAAGGGTTAAAAACAAGAAACAGAATATGCAACTCACCAGCCCCAAGTTTTGGAGGAGCGCAATGTGCAGGCAGCTCCTCCGCTTCTCTTGATTGCTCTAATGACCCACAATGCAATG CATTGGTGTCACGACCTTTGGTGTGTGAAGGCTTTGAGCATAGCAGAAATATTGATACGTATGGACAAGCAAAGGTATTTAGAGAGGCCTTCTCCATACAGTCTGGTCCATCTTTAGGCTATCTGGCCAACT CCCAGAGATTTGGTCAGACAGGGCCTAGTTGGGCAGTTGAGGGTCGCAACTATCTCCTCTTATCGACTAATAGACGATCTCGAAAAGATTTCGTCTTTGACACAGAATTCAACTTCACAG ATGGCGGTTGCATGCGGTTCAAGTACAACACTCATGGATCTGCTTGGCGTGACGCAAGTTTGCAGATGGGTCTGTACAATGCAGCAAATGGCAGACATTCTCAAGCTATGTGggaggagacaacttcaaatCAGCAACATTGGCAAACAGCCAGGTTTTCTATACCACCACAGCAGTTTTTGTTTAGCATGGCAAAAGCTGTACTTACTATCCAAGGGGGAGGACAATTCAGTGACTTCGGATTTGATGACTTTCAGATTGGGTCAAAGACTTGCGAACATCACAGCAATAATATTTGTTCTGCGCAAG ACTTGCCAACAAGAAGGTCTTGCGGCTTTGAGGATGGAGATGACTGCAGTTGGGTGGACAGGGATGTACAAGGTACAAACAATTTGTGGAAGGTCTGGAGAGGTGCCCAGCCCAATACTAACAGTGGCCCCACATCAGCAGCAAGTG GATCCAACTATATCTTCGCTGCTGGAGCCCCAAAAACACTGATACTAAAGTCATTGACAG TGGGTAGAGGATGCTTAGAGTTCTCACTCTTCATGGTGAGGAGCCGGAGATCTGGGCAACTTCTAGTAAAAACTGCACTCAACAACAGAGTGGCCTTCAGTCAGTTCAGAAACAAACAGGCAATATGGAGGACTCATCGGGTGACCATTGATATACCACCTTCAGCTGGTGGACCTCAG tttaataaaacttttaaagttcAAAGTCTGAGACTGATAGACAGGAAGTGCTCTGTACTTACTCCTCCAAAGAATCCATACTGA